CCCCTACCCCTGTGCCAGCACCCAGGTGGCACAACTGATACCTTCTTTGCTGGGGTTCGGGGGCTTGGGCTTCTCCCACGGTGCCATGGGCTtgtcctcctcctgcccctccatcAGGGCCTTCTCTCCAGGCAGGTACCAGGTGGAGTTGTGCTCTGCCATCAGGGAGTCCAGGTCGATGGTGCTCATGGTGCCCTTGACACCCTccgagcagcagctgcccaggtCGCTGTCCCCATTCTGCCCCGCACACTCCCCCTTCTTGCTCTTCAGCCCCAAGGGTTGGTCTTCCGAGATGCTGAACTGCTGCCGCTGGAGCTGGATCTGTGCCTGCAGGATCTCCAGGGGGTGGATCTCATCCTGGGCCGAGGTGCTCGTGGGGGTCCGCACCTGTTCCATGCTTGGCGTGCCAGGGTGAGCGCCCGCCGTGGTGCTGAGCCCATAGCTGTCGGGGGTCGAGGTAGATGTACTGAGAAGGCCAAGGGCCAGGGGCTTCTGTCCGTTGAGAAGTGTGTGCTCCCCACGGGGCAGCTTGGGCGAACCACCCAGCAGCGGGCTACGGGTGGGCTTGGAGGTGGCATTGTCGGAGCTGGAGGACACCTCGTCCTCGTTGCCGTAGCTGGTGCTGACCTCGTCGGGAAAGTCCACGTGCGGGGAGCTGCCGTCTGACTTGGTCACGCTCTGGATGCCGCTGTCCAGGGAGGACATCAGGTCGGGCTGCTCCGCCAGCAACAGTTCGCTGCCCTTGCCCCAGGAAGGGGAGGTCAGGGGCTTGTCATGAGGGGTGCCTCCACCGCGCTCagcgcccgcagcccccggcggGGCCCCAGCCGCCACCGGCACTGCCGGCTGCCCTGGGCTGACACCGGCTCCCCCACCCTCGGCAGCTGAGAACTTCTCAAAAAACGTGCCGGGGCTGACGTGCCCACTGTCCCGTTTCCGGCGACCCCGACCCCGCCCGCCACCCGCCTTCCCCTCGCCACCGGCCACCGGCTCCAGCGCGTAGCCGGGCGAGAGGCTGCTCTCCGCGGGCAGCAGCGGGGCAGTGCCCGCTGCTTTGCCCGTGCCACCCCCACCTACTGGCGGCCCCGCTGGGAAGTAGTCCGGGGCAGCAGGTGGCGGGTCAGGCTCGGCCTGGCTGAGCTTGCGCTTGGCCTCGGCCGGGCTCTTCTTGTTGAAGGTGACGTTGAGGTTGGGAGCGCCCAGGCTCGCGATCATGTTTTGGCAGGCAGTGGAAAGGGcagccaggcagctctgcccgAAGACATTGTCCTTGCTGGCCGCCTTGCTGAAGGAGCCCAGCGAGAGGGCGCCCAGCTTGCTGGCAGCGGGCCGTGGCGGGGGTGGCGGGGGGAACTCGGGCGGGGGTGGTGGGTAGGCCCCTGGCGAGGCGCTGAGGGCAGGTGCAGCCCCGTGGGCCGCCGGctgccgcgccgccgccgcgaaGGGGAAGCCGGGCTGAGCGGCGAAGTCGGCGGGGCCACGGCCGCTCAAGCTGGGGGCTACTGGGCAGTGCCACACCGCTGCCCGGTGACTGCAGCTGCGAGAGGCCGCCCATTGCGGGTGTGGAAGGGCGGATGGGACGCCGGGCGACGGCAGGGCCTGCGCCGGCCCCACTCGCCTGCCATCCGCaagggctcctgcagccccagcccaccGGCGCCCGGACCGGAATAGCCACGGCGGGGCCGCCCGTCTGCAGGCCCAGGCTCGTGGGGGGGGCTTGGCCTCGGCCGGCAGCCCAGGGCGCCGCCAAGCGCctcgggcagcagctccccaggcgGGGCGGCGGCCCTGGCCGAACCAGGGGCGCTGTCGGGGCCAGGTGCGTTGCCGGCGCGTCGAAGCTGCGGCCGCCACCAGCCGCCCGCTCGAAGGCCGGCGGGGGCAGGCCGCCGGGTGCGCCCACCTCACCATgatgccccagctgctgcagactGGGCGGCCGCAGGCGCTGCTGGCTTCGAGAGGCCATCTGCTTCATCACCAGGGCCGCGTTCTGGCGCTGCGCCAGCGCCGGGTGCTCGGGGCCGCCGTGTGGCAATGGGCCCCCAAAGGCCTCAGGTGCCGGCGGGGTGAACTCGCCCGGCAGGCCAGGGTAGGCCGTCGGGGAAAGGTGACTCTCCATGGCCGGACCGTGCATGCCGCCGCCCCAGGAGGCGCAGCGCTCGACGCCAGGAGTGTTGGGGAAGTCAAACCGCGGCCTCTTGGCGACGCTCACGTAGGGGGCATCGAAGTGCTGCAGTCTTTGATTTGGTGGCTGTTGCGGAGGAGGGTGCTGCATATTAAACACGGGGTCGGTGTAGGGATGCATATTCCTGTTCTCCAGTCTGTGAATAGGGTATTCAAACTGTGCATGCTGGTTCTGCATTATGGGCCCATTGTCCTGCAGGTTGGAGTTGGGAGCGTTGGCTTCTGTTTGCTGTTGCCTAGGGATGGCTGGCGGGCAGGAGTTCTGTCTGGCCAGCAAGCCCGGCGGCTGCTGCGGTGGTTGCGGCGGtggtggtggctgctgctgctgcatcagCGGGTGCCTGGCGTTGGCCCCCGGCTCCAGACTGGCCGACATCTTCCGCGCCCCCCCGAAGCGCTCGAAGAAGACGCCGTGCTGCTGCGGCTGGTGCGCCTTGGCCACGGCCATGCCCGGCgcccggggcagggcgggcGCCCCCGCGAAGCTGCCGCCCGCCGGCACCTGCCGCCCGCCGCCGTAGTGCGGCAGCTGCCCCTCGGGCTCCGACGGGGAGAAGACGGGCAGCTCGAAGTGGCCGGCAGGGCCATCGCCAGGGTAATTGTATTCCAGCGAGTCCACGCCGCCTTGCGCCGGCAGCCGCCGCGGCTCCAGGCCGTGGGGCTCGGAAGAGCCGGCCGCCGGCAGCCCGTGGAAGGAGGCGGCGCGGTTGGGGGACTGGTCGAGGGGCAGGCAGGGCGCCGGTACGGCGTGGCTGGCAGCGCCGGCGCCGTGGTGCTGGAAATCGGGCAAGGTCCCGGGGCGCTGCTGCCCGAAGCCCTCGCCGCCCTGGCCTTCGGCCATGTGCTCGTAGCCGTCGGCGAACGCCGTCTGTCCGCCCAGAGCGCCGCTGTAACCCAGAAGGCGCCCGCCGTGCACGCAGGAGGCGCCGGGGTCGGGCCCGAAGCCGCCGCCGAAGTGCGGAGGGTGCTGGTGCGGGTGGGgggcgccgccggggccgccgtgCGGCTGCTGTCCGCCGAAGAAGCCGTGCACGGGCGGCTGCATGCCGCCGCCGTGCAGCTCGGCAGGGCCGCGGCCGGGGAAGCCGTAGCCGTCCCCGGCCAGGCTCATGTTCATGCCAAGGAGGGGCGGCTCgcccagagctcccagggcCGGGTCCGCCGGTGCCGGGCCGCCGCCGGGGAAGGCCGGCGCCTTGAAGTGCGCGCTCATGCTCAGTCCGGGCTGGCCGAAGCCCCGCTCCGCCTGCCCGCCGCTCCGGCCGCTGTTCTGCGGCTCGAACTGCTCCAGCCCGAACATCCTGCGCGGCTCCTCAGCAGGGCATGGCTGCTCCGCGCCGCTCCGCCGTCCCGCTGCCCGCCGCTCCCCGCtgctccgctccgcgccgctcGGCCGCCCCCGCTCACATCCTGCCGCGCCGCCGGCACCGGCCGCTCGCCCGCGCTCACCCCGCCGCTCGCCGCTCGCTGCTGCCCGAGAGCCGACGGGGCGGCGCGCCGCCGCTCACAGGCTCCGGCGCCCGGGAGCTGCGCGCCGCATCTCCCGCCGGCCGTGCGCTCCCGCGGCTCGCAGCgctccggcggcggcggggccggggcgcggggccgggcgggcgctgcGAGGGCTGCGCCGCGCTCCCCG
This window of the Hirundo rustica isolate bHirRus1 chromosome 17, bHirRus1.pri.v3, whole genome shotgun sequence genome carries:
- the MN1 gene encoding LOW QUALITY PROTEIN: transcriptional activator MN1 (The sequence of the model RefSeq protein was modified relative to this genomic sequence to represent the inferred CDS: deleted 7 bases in 4 codons); amino-acid sequence: MFGLEQFEPQNSGRSGGQAERGFGQPGLSMSAHFKAPAFPGGGPAPADPALGALGEPPLLGMNMSLAGDGYGFPGRGPAELHGGGMQPPVHGFFGGQQPHGGPGGAPHPHQHPPHFGGGFGPDPGASCVHGGRLLGYSGALGGQTAFADGYEHMAEGQGGEGFGQQRPGTLPDFQHHGAGAASHAVPAPCLPLDQSPNRAASFHGLPAAGSSEPHGLEPRRLPAQGGVDSLEYNYPGDGPAGHFELPVFSPSEPEGQLPHYGGGRQVPAGGSFAGAPALPRAPGMAVAKAHQPQQHGVFFERFGGARKMSASLEPGANARHPLMQQQQPPPPPQPPQQPPGLLARQNSCPPAIPRQQQTEANAPNSNLQDNGPIMQNQHAQFEYPIHRLENRNMHPYTDPVFNMQHPPPQQPPNQRLQHFDAPYVSVAKRPRFDFPNTPGVERCASWGGGMHGPAMESHLSPTAYPGLPGEFTPPAPEAFGGPLPHGGPEHPALAQRQNAALVMKQMASRSQQRLRPPSLQQLGHHGEVGAPGGLPPPAFERAAGGGRSFDAPATHLAPTAPLVRPGPPPRLGSCCPRRLAAPWAAGRGQAPPTSLGLQTGGPAVAIGPGAGGLGLQEPLRMAGEGPAQALPSPGVPSPSTPAMGGLSQLQSPGSGVALPSSPQLERRGPADFAAQPGFPFAAAARQPAAHGAAPALSASPGAYPPPPPEFPPPPPPRPAASKLGALSLGSFSKAASKDNVFGQSCLAALSTACQNMIASLGAPNLNVTFNKKSPAEAKRKLSQAEPDPPPAAPDYFPAGPPVGGGGTGKAAGTAPLLPAESSLSPGYALEPVAGGEGKAGGGRGRGRRKRDSGHVSPGTFFEKFSAAEGGGAGVSPGQPAVPVAAGAPPGAAGAERGGGTPHDKPLTSPSWGKGSELLLAEQPDLMSSLDSGIQSVTKSDGSSPHVDFPDEVSTSYGNEDEVSSSSDNATSKPTRSPLLGGSPKLPRGEHTLLNGQKPLALGLLSTSTSTPDSYGLSTTAGAHPGTPSMEQVRTPTSTSAQDEIHPLEILQAQIQLQRQQFSISEDQPLGLKSKKGECAGQNGDSDLGSCCSEGVKGTMSTIDLDSLMAEHNSTWYLPGEKALMEGQEEDKPMAPWEKPKPPNPSKEAHDLPPSKTSAAAAQTGTHLQCLSVHCTDDVGEAKGRTAVPTWRSLHSDISNRFGTFVAALT